One region of Pleuronectes platessa chromosome 18, fPlePla1.1, whole genome shotgun sequence genomic DNA includes:
- the thap7 gene encoding THAP domain-containing protein 7 isoform X1: protein MPRHCSAGGCKSRDNRETRNAGITFHRLPKGATRRNLWITNSHRAGSWDPQTDFFYFCSKHFSPESFELTGCSGVRRLKEDALPTVFDSSSKTKCKRAGAVQKQEDILVRQSPCSSNQELTPHDTDQYPPSDKVTVQRSTEACEETNEKNPASLQEPSGVEDLSQQEHAFSPLPESRSISPSRYMRRLPPPPGFYLSKEHSYAQHCPLLWRRRYDQAVDYLEKALRQLHAARRRENRLRSTVLRLRDRRMKNPILVSQDGSKQKGTVGGKKRREKECCNEGESETDAKSEETGLFEDKCVDPMECGRHFLPDTNSWSEEEKGYCFYCGRGQVQVGGQVAFTLSKTEKDVESTLYEDSERIQRSVKTSICVRAENAKGIQKFRPERPLEKTVETNDPGIAHSQVLVQTPRLQHVIPACVSVPATHHQSSQFLHSQQKLFMSDAYEGNSEAVDLQHQLFFIPDSTEGQVIVVPAPAKERLQSFLTTEGVAEEAKTILVSELDLKRYLGYTTRNSEGVGRVETACYYEHSDQHSVINSAMLERREDVREKLKEHLEGFHLQLSSEFIN from the exons ATTACCAAAAGGTGCCACTCGGAGGAACCTCTGGATCACCAACTCCCACCGTGCAGGCTCCTGGGATCCTCAGACTGACTTTTTCTACTTCTGTTCCAAACACTTCAGCCCAGAGAGCTTTGAGCTGACCGGATGCAG TGGAGTCCGAAGACTAAAAGAAGATGCGCTTCCTACAGTTTTTGATTCCTcttcaaaaacaaaatgcaaaagGGCAGGAGCAGTGCAGAAACAAGAAGACATCCTTGTCAG GCAGAGTCCCTGCTCAAGTAACCAGGAGCTCACTCCGCACGACACAGATCAGTATCCTCCTTCAGACAAAGTCACAGTCCAGAGGTCAACAGAAGCATGTGAGGAGACTAATGAAAAGAACCCTGCATCTCTCCAAGAGCCATCAGGGGTGGAGGACCTCTCACAGCAAGAACATGCTTTTTCACCACTACCAGAGTCTCGTTCCATCTCCCCATCACGTTACATGAGGCGCCTGCCCCCTCCTCCAGGCTTCTACTTGTCAAAAGAACACAGCTACGCTCAgcactgccccctgctgtggAGGAGACGGTATGACCAGGCTGTTGACTACCTAGAGAAGGCATTGCGGCAGCTGCATGCAGCCAGGCGCAGGGAGAACCGTTTGCGGAGCACTGTGCTGAGGCTCCGGGATAGACGGATGAAGAACCCAATACTGGTTTCACAAGATGGTAGTAAACAGAAGGGGACAGTAGGGGGAAAGAAGAGACGAGAGAAAGAATGTTGTAACGAAGGTGAGAGCGAGACTGATGCTAAATCAGAGGAAACAGGGTTGTTTGAGGACAAATGTGTCGATCCCATGGAGTGTGGCCGTCATTTTCTTCCAGACACTAACAGCTGGTCTGAGGAAGAGAAGGGATACTGTTTTTACTGTGGGAGAGGGCAGGTTCAGGTTGGTGGTCAGGTAGCATTCACACTTTCAAAGACTGAGAAAGATGTCGAGTCCACATTGTATGAAGACTCAGAGAGGATTCAAAGAAGTGTTAAAACCAGTATATGTGTCAGAGCCGAAAATGCCAAAGGCATACAGAAATTTAGGCCGGAAAGACCACTTGAAAAAACGGTAGAAACTAATGATCCAGGTATTGCACATTCCCAAGTCCTGGTCCAAACTCCACGCCTTCAACATGTAATccctgcttgtgtgtctgtgcctgctACTCACCATCAGAGTTCACAGTTTCTACACTCTCAGCAGAAGCTCTTCATGTCTGATGCATATGAAGGGAATTCAGAAGCTGTGGACCTGCAGCATCAGCTGTTTTTTATTCCGGACAGTACTGAGGGCCAGGTCATTGTGGTCCCTGCTCCTGCTAAAGAGAGACTACAAAGCTTTCTCACGACAGAAGGGGTCGCTGAGGAAGCAAAGACTATATTGGTGTCAGAACTGGATCTTAAAAGATACTTAGGATACACGACAAGGAACAGTGAAGGTGTGGGAAGAGTTGAAACAGCCTGTTACTATGAACACAGTGACCAGCATTCTGTTATCAACAGTGCAATGTTAGAAAGGAGAGAAGATGTGAGGGAGAAACTTAAAGAACACCTGGAGGGATTTCATCTTCAGCTGAGCAGCGAGTTTATAAATTGA
- the thap7 gene encoding THAP domain-containing protein 7 isoform X2, which yields MQKGRSSAETRRHPCQSPCSSNQELTPHDTDQYPPSDKVTVQRSTEACEETNEKNPASLQEPSGVEDLSQQEHAFSPLPESRSISPSRYMRRLPPPPGFYLSKEHSYAQHCPLLWRRRYDQAVDYLEKALRQLHAARRRENRLRSTVLRLRDRRMKNPILVSQDGSKQKGTVGGKKRREKECCNEGESETDAKSEETGLFEDKCVDPMECGRHFLPDTNSWSEEEKGYCFYCGRGQVQVGGQVAFTLSKTEKDVESTLYEDSERIQRSVKTSICVRAENAKGIQKFRPERPLEKTVETNDPGIAHSQVLVQTPRLQHVIPACVSVPATHHQSSQFLHSQQKLFMSDAYEGNSEAVDLQHQLFFIPDSTEGQVIVVPAPAKERLQSFLTTEGVAEEAKTILVSELDLKRYLGYTTRNSEGVGRVETACYYEHSDQHSVINSAMLERREDVREKLKEHLEGFHLQLSSEFIN from the exons atgcaaaagGGCAGGAGCAGTGCAGAAACAAGAAGACATCCTTGTCAG AGTCCCTGCTCAAGTAACCAGGAGCTCACTCCGCACGACACAGATCAGTATCCTCCTTCAGACAAAGTCACAGTCCAGAGGTCAACAGAAGCATGTGAGGAGACTAATGAAAAGAACCCTGCATCTCTCCAAGAGCCATCAGGGGTGGAGGACCTCTCACAGCAAGAACATGCTTTTTCACCACTACCAGAGTCTCGTTCCATCTCCCCATCACGTTACATGAGGCGCCTGCCCCCTCCTCCAGGCTTCTACTTGTCAAAAGAACACAGCTACGCTCAgcactgccccctgctgtggAGGAGACGGTATGACCAGGCTGTTGACTACCTAGAGAAGGCATTGCGGCAGCTGCATGCAGCCAGGCGCAGGGAGAACCGTTTGCGGAGCACTGTGCTGAGGCTCCGGGATAGACGGATGAAGAACCCAATACTGGTTTCACAAGATGGTAGTAAACAGAAGGGGACAGTAGGGGGAAAGAAGAGACGAGAGAAAGAATGTTGTAACGAAGGTGAGAGCGAGACTGATGCTAAATCAGAGGAAACAGGGTTGTTTGAGGACAAATGTGTCGATCCCATGGAGTGTGGCCGTCATTTTCTTCCAGACACTAACAGCTGGTCTGAGGAAGAGAAGGGATACTGTTTTTACTGTGGGAGAGGGCAGGTTCAGGTTGGTGGTCAGGTAGCATTCACACTTTCAAAGACTGAGAAAGATGTCGAGTCCACATTGTATGAAGACTCAGAGAGGATTCAAAGAAGTGTTAAAACCAGTATATGTGTCAGAGCCGAAAATGCCAAAGGCATACAGAAATTTAGGCCGGAAAGACCACTTGAAAAAACGGTAGAAACTAATGATCCAGGTATTGCACATTCCCAAGTCCTGGTCCAAACTCCACGCCTTCAACATGTAATccctgcttgtgtgtctgtgcctgctACTCACCATCAGAGTTCACAGTTTCTACACTCTCAGCAGAAGCTCTTCATGTCTGATGCATATGAAGGGAATTCAGAAGCTGTGGACCTGCAGCATCAGCTGTTTTTTATTCCGGACAGTACTGAGGGCCAGGTCATTGTGGTCCCTGCTCCTGCTAAAGAGAGACTACAAAGCTTTCTCACGACAGAAGGGGTCGCTGAGGAAGCAAAGACTATATTGGTGTCAGAACTGGATCTTAAAAGATACTTAGGATACACGACAAGGAACAGTGAAGGTGTGGGAAGAGTTGAAACAGCCTGTTACTATGAACACAGTGACCAGCATTCTGTTATCAACAGTGCAATGTTAGAAAGGAGAGAAGATGTGAGGGAGAAACTTAAAGAACACCTGGAGGGATTTCATCTTCAGCTGAGCAGCGAGTTTATAAATTGA